Below is a window of Congzhengia minquanensis DNA.
ATTCCGATTCAAAATAACTCTTTGCATGATTTGCCTTTTGTCGTTTCTCATTGGCATTGGCGGCGGCGCGCTGATTAACGTGTCGTTTCAAACCTCCTTAAATCAGGAGAAGGAAACTGCCTTAAAGTCCTACCAGCTTATGCTGGGGGCACTGCAAATTGTAAACGGCACCAACACCCAGGCAGACAGTGTAACCATTCCGAAAACGCTCAAGCAAATGACCTCTCAGGGGTTATTTTCCTGGGCGGGGCTTAACTTGTCGTCTGAAACGGAAACCCTCTACGAGCAGGGCAGCGTCACCACATATTTTTCCGACGTTTCTGAGCGGCTCACCGGTGATCACTGTCTGGTAACAAATTTTAAAGACGCGCAGAATAAGCGATATCTGCAGCTTTCGGGACAGACTTCGGCCGGTGCGGACAAGCTTTATTTAACCGTGGCCTACGACATCTCCTCCATTTACATCACACGGGCGCGGAACTTGGCAACCTATTACCGCATCTTTTTCGTTATGATTTTGCTGTGCGCAGTTTTAGCCTACAGTATGTCGTATATGCTCACCCGCCCCCTTTCCGTGTTGTCCAAAGCGTCGAAGGAAATTGCGTCGGGAAACCTGTCTTTCCGGTCTGAAATCTTCACAAACGACGAGGTTGGCTCTCTCTCCTCAGACTTTGACGCAATGGCTGAGCAGGTGGAACAAAGCGTGCACGATTTAAAAGACGCAATGGAACGGCAGGACAGGTTTATCGGCAGCTTTGCCCACGAAATGAAAACGCCCATGACGTCTATTATTGGCTACGCCGACC
It encodes the following:
- a CDS encoding HAMP domain-containing sensor histidine kinase is translated as MKFRFKITLCMICLLSFLIGIGGGALINVSFQTSLNQEKETALKSYQLMLGALQIVNGTNTQADSVTIPKTLKQMTSQGLFSWAGLNLSSETETLYEQGSVTTYFSDVSERLTGDHCLVTNFKDAQNKRYLQLSGQTSAGADKLYLTVAYDISSIYITRARNLATYYRIFFVMILLCAVLAYSMSYMLTRPLSVLSKASKEIASGNLSFRSEIFTNDEVGSLSSDFDAMAEQVEQSVHDLKDAMERQDRFIGSFAHEMKTPMTSIIGYADLLRGQTLSAEEQAEAANYIFSEGKRLESLSFKLLDLFVTGKKNLVKASLSPAKIVRETVASLKPIYQKEGVALNCSCQEGTCLLEPDLFSSLLLNLLDNAKKAMEGEGSIRIEVTMLSNGCRIAVADNGKGIPPEALAHITEAFYRVDKSRSRKQGGVGLGLALCAKIAELHGGTIRFASKPGEGTTVTVELKGGRSS